One window from the genome of Dyella sp. A6 encodes:
- a CDS encoding efflux RND transporter periplasmic adaptor subunit, producing MTVLAVATLAGCSGKPVPAGTTTTPHDVTLSKEQQQSIHVATVEPSTYRTTVTTTGVVDFDHNRATDIVAPFSGAVTHVRVTLGQHVAKGQALADVASPDFAAAAGAYRKAVLAAKAADAVAANDRDLYAHQAISQRENASAQADAASADADRASALQALLALHMDPQAIAAVRAGKPAADGEGVIRAPIAGTVVAKSIAPGQTLAAGTSPCFTIADTSRMWVMAEVFGDDITRVQKGDSATIDTGDGDKPVAGTVTNVGAVVDPATRSVNARVRVDNPDGLLKKQMYVTANIQSKQTYSGLLIPVTAVLRDDENLPFVYVVEHDGSYARHAITLGARIGNRYVISKGLHAGEKVVVDGSIFLNFMQSQ from the coding sequence ATGACGGTGCTCGCGGTGGCGACCCTGGCCGGTTGTTCCGGCAAGCCGGTCCCGGCGGGCACAACGACCACACCGCATGACGTCACGCTCAGCAAGGAACAGCAGCAGAGCATCCATGTCGCGACGGTCGAGCCCTCGACCTACCGCACCACGGTGACCACCACCGGGGTGGTCGATTTCGACCACAACCGCGCGACCGACATCGTGGCCCCGTTTTCGGGCGCGGTGACCCACGTACGGGTGACGCTGGGCCAGCATGTCGCCAAGGGGCAGGCGCTGGCCGATGTCGCTTCGCCCGACTTCGCCGCCGCTGCCGGAGCCTATCGCAAGGCCGTGCTGGCGGCGAAGGCGGCCGATGCCGTGGCCGCCAACGACCGCGACCTCTACGCGCACCAGGCCATCTCGCAACGCGAGAACGCCAGTGCCCAGGCCGATGCCGCCAGCGCCGACGCCGACCGCGCGTCCGCGTTGCAGGCACTGCTCGCGCTGCACATGGATCCGCAGGCCATCGCCGCTGTCCGTGCCGGCAAGCCGGCCGCCGACGGCGAGGGCGTGATCCGCGCGCCGATAGCCGGCACCGTGGTGGCCAAATCCATCGCCCCCGGGCAGACGCTCGCCGCTGGCACTTCGCCGTGCTTCACCATTGCCGATACGTCGCGCATGTGGGTAATGGCCGAGGTCTTCGGCGATGACATCACCCGGGTGCAGAAGGGCGATTCCGCGACGATCGACACCGGCGACGGCGACAAGCCGGTGGCCGGCACCGTCACTAATGTCGGCGCGGTGGTCGATCCGGCTACGCGCTCGGTGAACGCGCGGGTGCGCGTCGACAATCCCGACGGCCTGCTGAAAAAGCAGATGTACGTGACGGCGAATATCCAGTCGAAGCAGACCTACAGCGGCTTGCTGATTCCGGTCACGGCGGTGCTGCGCGACGACGAAAACCTGCCGTTCGTCTACGTGGTCGAGCATGACGGCAGCTACGCCCGTCATGCCATCACCCTGGGCGCGCGCATCGGCAACCGTTACGTGATCAGCAAGGGTCTCCACGCCGGCGAAAAGGTCGTGGTGGACGGCAGCATCTTCCTCAACTTCATGCAGTCGCAATGA